One genomic segment of Vibrio quintilis includes these proteins:
- a CDS encoding bifunctional diguanylate cyclase/phosphodiesterase: MFKLNNQKLLNLIRYTPVVVVCLFIAITHVFLIQDNQDKAAFNLKTLKESLLTQQQDIIREQVYQVSKQLRITRSRTDNQLKEDARKQVHNVYHLIHNLYVRHSDKTEAEIKKIILNALNPLLFFHSQEQLFILDQQGKNLIKPAEFTDISQSGFTVHRQDTYFNLPHQGLGKSPEHLWHNSAETITYIRDFQPFQWTLGITKYKTNALKQMKSQMLEWFSNYEYGEGGYFFVLSPEGTLLAHHYNDFFGLDLTPGNHIGADLLADILEQTNSGGGYIRYQKPLTISGKTALEQIIYVKEVKGWNWIIGTGFYSKRFENYLSAKETQLTRYNNQGLMKLSLIAVVSTVLLILISLYVSHLIARRFNQFQQRIINDVNHLEQTKDQMEYMAHHDALTGLPNRILMIQKINQSIVAARQNNLLVAVMFVDLDNFKNVNDLYGHTLGDQLLKRLGHKFSAIMDEEGFVSRFGGDEFIFCFPGLRDAEEAKHKIRLIQQTLENPVIIEGKIISVGCSIGITMYPDDSTEAESLISKADAVLYKSKSHKKGEALFYDQSISQQIQFDLMIENGLHHALKSRQIYLLYQPQINTATGQIVGVEALARWNHETLGQIPPAKFIETAEKTGLIYELGLFVFKQACLDISPLSIHGEPVNISVNISPKQLLNPQLPEHLTNICFETGTEPQRITLEITENVLIDRLDEVMPLFGQLRELGFGISLDDFGTGYSSLNYLHHLPLTEIKIDRSFIHKLLENSQSEMLVKMIVRIGKFCNMSVVAEGVETEAQLNKLAAHHCDVVQGFYFSPPVLIGQLLSQYDISPDIPAG; the protein is encoded by the coding sequence ATGTTCAAACTTAATAATCAAAAACTTCTCAATCTCATCCGTTATACCCCTGTGGTAGTTGTGTGCCTGTTTATCGCAATTACGCATGTTTTTCTGATCCAGGATAATCAGGACAAAGCCGCCTTTAATCTTAAAACCCTGAAAGAGTCACTGCTGACACAGCAGCAGGATATTATTCGTGAACAGGTTTATCAGGTTTCAAAGCAATTGAGAATTACCCGCTCCAGAACTGACAACCAGCTCAAGGAAGACGCCAGAAAACAGGTCCATAATGTCTATCACCTGATTCATAATCTTTATGTCCGCCATTCAGATAAAACTGAAGCTGAAATAAAAAAAATCATATTAAATGCTTTAAACCCCCTGCTCTTTTTCCATTCTCAGGAACAGTTATTCATTCTGGACCAGCAGGGGAAAAACCTGATCAAACCAGCTGAGTTTACAGACATTTCGCAATCCGGATTCACTGTTCATCGCCAAGATACATATTTCAATCTTCCCCATCAGGGATTAGGGAAGTCTCCGGAACATCTCTGGCATAATTCAGCGGAGACCATTACTTATATCAGAGATTTTCAGCCATTTCAGTGGACACTGGGCATTACGAAATACAAAACAAATGCACTGAAACAGATGAAATCGCAAATGCTGGAATGGTTTTCGAATTATGAATATGGAGAAGGCGGGTACTTTTTTGTACTGAGCCCTGAAGGCACACTTCTCGCCCACCATTACAATGATTTTTTTGGTCTGGATTTAACACCCGGTAATCATATCGGCGCAGATCTTCTTGCCGATATTCTGGAACAAACCAATTCTGGCGGCGGTTATATCCGCTATCAGAAACCCCTGACAATCAGCGGAAAAACTGCCTTAGAGCAAATCATATATGTCAAAGAGGTGAAGGGATGGAACTGGATTATAGGCACGGGTTTTTATTCTAAACGCTTTGAAAACTATTTATCAGCAAAAGAAACACAGCTGACCCGATACAACAACCAGGGCCTGATGAAACTCTCTCTGATCGCTGTCGTATCAACGGTACTGCTGATTCTTATTTCTCTTTATGTCAGCCATCTGATTGCCCGACGTTTTAACCAGTTTCAGCAGCGTATCATTAACGATGTCAACCATCTGGAGCAGACAAAAGACCAGATGGAATATATGGCGCATCACGATGCCCTGACCGGGCTCCCCAATCGCATCCTGATGATCCAGAAAATTAATCAAAGCATCGTAGCTGCCAGACAAAACAATTTACTGGTTGCTGTGATGTTTGTTGATCTGGACAATTTTAAAAATGTGAACGACCTTTACGGACATACACTCGGTGATCAGTTACTGAAAAGACTCGGACATAAATTTTCGGCCATCATGGATGAAGAAGGGTTTGTTTCCCGCTTCGGTGGAGATGAATTTATCTTTTGTTTCCCCGGATTGCGTGACGCAGAAGAGGCCAAACATAAGATCAGGCTGATTCAGCAAACTCTGGAAAATCCGGTGATCATTGAAGGTAAAATTATATCTGTCGGCTGCAGTATCGGTATCACAATGTACCCGGATGACAGCACGGAAGCGGAAAGCTTAATCTCCAAAGCAGATGCAGTTTTGTATAAATCAAAATCCCATAAGAAAGGCGAAGCGCTGTTTTATGATCAGTCCATCAGCCAGCAAATTCAGTTTGACCTGATGATTGAAAACGGACTACACCATGCTCTGAAAAGCAGGCAAATCTATCTTCTCTACCAGCCACAAATCAATACAGCGACTGGCCAGATAGTTGGTGTTGAGGCGCTGGCCCGCTGGAATCATGAGACCTTAGGTCAGATTCCTCCGGCGAAGTTTATCGAAACCGCAGAAAAGACCGGGCTGATATATGAACTTGGCCTGTTTGTTTTTAAGCAGGCTTGTCTGGACATCAGCCCGCTTTCAATACATGGTGAGCCGGTCAATATTTCGGTGAACATCTCTCCAAAACAGCTGCTTAATCCACAATTGCCGGAGCATCTGACCAATATCTGTTTTGAAACCGGGACAGAGCCTCAACGTATTACTCTGGAAATCACGGAGAATGTGCTGATAGACAGACTTGATGAAGTGATGCCTCTGTTCGGTCAGCTCAGAGAACTAGGATTTGGCATCTCGCTCGATGATTTCGGCACCGGTTATTCCTCCCTGAATTATCTTCACCATTTACCGTTGACTGAGATAAAAATCGATCGATCATTTATTCATAAGTTGCTGGAAAATTCGCAAAGTGAGATGTTAGTAAAAATGATTGTGCGCATTGGCAAATTCTGCAATATGTCTGTTGTTGCTGAAGGTGTCGAAACAGAAGCGCAACTCAATAAACTCGCGGCACACCACTGCGATGTGGTTCAGGGGTTCTACTTTAGCCCCCCGGTTCTCATCGGGCAATTACTCAGCCAGTACGATATATCTCCTGATATCCCGGCCGGCTAA
- a CDS encoding sugar ABC transporter substrate-binding protein, with protein sequence MQSAHSNKLWPGIIIMMGCFSLPAVSQEPQEISLWRHLAGEPEMMASEAAIERFNQSQKKWKIVADYIYEAAYTQSINAAAKANVLPCIIDIDQPLVPNFAWQGFLRPLDGLISRYTLDKINPSGKEYYRGKLYSIGQFDAVLALFTRKSLLKEIKFRIPAIDHPWTKDEFMQVMDRIKATGRYAYPLDIKANDLTEWLPYALAPWMLSWGADLINRNKYYQVDGTLNSDKAVAFGQWIQTLVHGKYIDPKPDDFHGLLNGRIAIQYNGLWSLNEYHQALGNDLAVLPVPDFGSGAMIGAGSWQWGITTSCPYPEGATAFITHLLSDREIATISDETSMLPASEQAAALTKNFSTSGQWHFLYGYSDKLSKFRPATPAYPVISSSYKKAISDILQGLDPQTAFDLAVENIEAAIERHQYYSTRQEKKSVRH encoded by the coding sequence ATGCAGTCAGCACATTCAAACAAGCTCTGGCCGGGAATCATCATCATGATGGGCTGTTTCTCCCTGCCGGCAGTCAGTCAGGAACCCCAAGAAATCAGCCTGTGGAGACATCTTGCCGGTGAGCCGGAAATGATGGCATCAGAGGCCGCAATCGAACGGTTTAATCAGTCCCAGAAAAAATGGAAGATCGTTGCAGATTATATTTATGAAGCGGCTTATACGCAGTCCATTAATGCGGCTGCCAAGGCAAATGTTCTGCCCTGTATTATTGATATTGACCAGCCGTTGGTACCTAACTTTGCCTGGCAGGGATTTCTGCGCCCGTTAGATGGTTTAATCAGCCGCTATACTTTGGATAAAATCAATCCATCAGGAAAAGAATATTACCGTGGAAAACTCTATTCCATCGGACAATTTGATGCGGTACTGGCTTTATTTACCCGCAAATCTTTACTCAAAGAAATCAAATTCAGGATACCTGCTATTGATCACCCCTGGACGAAAGATGAGTTTATGCAGGTAATGGATAGAATCAAAGCAACCGGCCGGTATGCCTACCCGCTTGATATCAAAGCAAATGACCTGACTGAGTGGCTCCCTTATGCTTTGGCACCCTGGATGCTGTCCTGGGGAGCGGATCTGATTAACCGGAATAAATATTATCAGGTTGACGGTACTCTCAATTCAGATAAAGCCGTCGCATTCGGCCAGTGGATTCAGACCCTGGTTCACGGTAAATATATCGACCCCAAACCCGATGATTTTCATGGTCTGCTCAATGGACGAATTGCGATCCAGTATAACGGCCTGTGGAGCCTGAATGAATATCACCAAGCTTTGGGGAATGATCTGGCGGTTCTGCCCGTACCTGATTTTGGTTCAGGCGCTATGATTGGCGCCGGTTCATGGCAATGGGGTATTACCACGTCCTGCCCGTACCCTGAAGGGGCAACAGCATTTATTACTCATTTATTGTCAGACAGGGAAATTGCGACAATCTCTGATGAAACATCCATGCTTCCGGCTTCTGAACAGGCAGCAGCTTTAACCAAAAATTTTTCAACATCCGGTCAATGGCATTTTTTATACGGCTATTCAGACAAATTATCAAAGTTCCGCCCGGCAACCCCCGCTTATCCCGTCATTTCTTCCAGTTATAAAAAAGCAATCAGTGATATTCTTCAGGGACTGGACCCGCAAACCGCATTCGATTTAGCAGTAGAAAATATCGAAGCAGCGATTGAACGCCATCAATATTACAGCACCCGGCAAGAGAAAAAGAGCGTCAGGCATTAA
- a CDS encoding DUF3301 domain-containing protein has protein sequence MFINLIMILVTAFGCFLFWRHRQQVEFARSAIERKCSQLNLQLVSVSFQHKIRTGKKRWLIYKRYYFEFSSQGDDCYQGYLDMAGRSVLKFHFPVYRETSNIVPPEEEPVYDAVFEEKKETSNVIDMASRRHQYQRHSRH, from the coding sequence ATGTTTATTAATTTAATCATGATTCTGGTGACTGCATTCGGATGCTTTCTGTTTTGGCGGCACAGACAACAGGTTGAATTTGCCCGCTCTGCTATCGAGAGAAAATGCAGCCAGCTGAATTTACAGTTAGTCAGTGTCTCTTTTCAGCACAAAATTCGCACAGGCAAAAAGCGCTGGCTGATTTATAAGCGCTATTACTTTGAATTCTCATCACAGGGTGACGATTGCTATCAGGGCTATCTGGATATGGCTGGCCGGTCGGTACTGAAATTTCACTTCCCTGTTTACCGGGAAACATCGAATATCGTTCCGCCGGAAGAAGAGCCAGTTTATGATGCCGTCTTTGAAGAAAAAAAAGAGACTTCAAACGTGATCGATATGGCGTCCAGACGACACCAGTATCAACGCCACTCCCGGCATTAA
- a CDS encoding GtrA family protein codes for MNQQNIRLQLNQLIESASGPKIRFAFAGVMNTLFSYLVFVLLYRLFDSYISASVISYLAGMIMSFFLNRNFVFRATAQRGQLPGFILVNLTALGGSVAVLHVLVQQLFLPVYFAQIIATGVSMIINFWGYRMIFTRQMSLRSKWRTWKKCDKQIDGVLVIKLLIILSVLVVTVLNVRESMLENVAHDALPYMDHYLSKFTSEGRWINFLLFGGLRDVPQVIAVWLCTAFVGVFGYQVAAGMKQPPWLAFCFCLAMVNIPYFTMLFKWPMTLLPGTLLLAVFACVKDKYSRPVLLSAAGVLFFASYPAFYFLMPLLFIHQLSQESYPRLVRFLLLWILGYVLGYLVAQGSVYFYTLLAHGEPQWIEFARWRKSTPTTDLSSLLANVVKSAGNFERNALYLANLSPLFFIPVALVFARALFRQTKYTLIVLLVIFSLYASVIALGVKVPLRSGVTLPAGLLMMTLIVSHPWERLGLILLLFIPFSWQMHTYNQGYNGKRILVAEMLEAHDPQGYLKQPARFNRIVLTLDEAGSSQYFYELTHSKAFKNISYLRSHYIQPYLYQFGWRKADIVVNKVRLDMIRGEADVRIKGETLCLSIK; via the coding sequence GTGAATCAGCAGAACATCCGGCTTCAACTGAATCAGTTGATTGAATCCGCCTCGGGACCAAAGATACGTTTTGCGTTTGCCGGGGTCATGAATACGCTGTTTTCGTATCTGGTATTTGTCTTACTCTACCGGCTGTTTGACAGCTATATTTCAGCATCTGTGATTTCGTATCTTGCCGGAATGATCATGAGTTTCTTTCTGAACAGAAACTTTGTTTTCCGGGCGACGGCTCAACGCGGGCAGCTTCCGGGATTTATTCTGGTTAATCTGACCGCATTAGGTGGCTCAGTTGCGGTATTACATGTGTTGGTTCAGCAGTTATTCCTGCCGGTTTATTTTGCTCAGATCATCGCCACAGGCGTTTCCATGATCATCAACTTTTGGGGATACAGGATGATTTTTACCCGTCAGATGTCACTGAGAAGCAAGTGGCGTACATGGAAAAAGTGTGACAAACAGATTGATGGTGTACTTGTGATAAAGCTATTGATCATACTTTCTGTTTTGGTTGTCACGGTACTGAATGTCCGGGAGTCCATGCTGGAAAATGTGGCGCATGATGCTTTGCCCTACATGGATCATTATCTCAGTAAATTTACCTCGGAAGGTCGCTGGATCAATTTTTTACTGTTTGGTGGTTTGCGCGATGTTCCTCAGGTCATTGCGGTGTGGCTGTGTACCGCTTTTGTCGGTGTGTTTGGTTATCAGGTCGCAGCAGGGATGAAACAGCCGCCATGGCTGGCCTTCTGTTTTTGTCTGGCGATGGTCAACATCCCTTATTTCACCATGTTGTTTAAGTGGCCGATGACATTGCTGCCCGGTACATTACTTCTGGCAGTGTTTGCATGTGTGAAAGATAAATATTCCCGCCCGGTGTTATTGTCTGCTGCCGGAGTTTTGTTTTTTGCTTCTTATCCGGCTTTTTATTTTCTGATGCCTTTATTATTTATTCACCAGCTGAGCCAGGAGAGTTATCCGCGTCTGGTTAGATTTTTACTGCTCTGGATACTTGGTTATGTTTTGGGATATCTGGTTGCTCAGGGAAGTGTGTATTTTTATACATTGCTTGCGCATGGAGAGCCACAGTGGATTGAGTTTGCCCGCTGGCGTAAATCGACGCCAACAACGGATCTGAGTTCGCTGTTGGCTAATGTGGTGAAAAGTGCCGGTAATTTTGAGCGCAATGCTCTGTATCTGGCGAATCTGAGTCCACTGTTTTTTATTCCGGTTGCTCTTGTTTTTGCCCGGGCGTTGTTCCGGCAAACGAAATACACACTGATTGTTTTACTGGTTATTTTTTCGCTCTATGCCAGTGTGATTGCTTTGGGTGTGAAAGTGCCGTTGCGTTCCGGGGTGACGCTGCCAGCCGGCTTGCTGATGATGACGTTGATCGTCTCGCATCCGTGGGAAAGGCTCGGGTTGATATTGTTATTATTTATCCCGTTTTCCTGGCAGATGCATACCTATAATCAGGGCTATAACGGGAAACGTATCTTGGTTGCAGAGATGCTGGAAGCGCATGACCCGCAAGGTTACCTGAAGCAGCCTGCGCGGTTTAACCGGATAGTTTTAACGCTGGATGAAGCAGGGAGTAGCCAATACTTTTATGAGTTGACGCATTCGAAAGCATTTAAAAATATATCTTATCTGCGCTCTCATTATATTCAGCCCTATCTTTACCAGTTTGGCTGGCGAAAGGCGGATATTGTTGTGAATAAAGTCAGACTCGACATGATCCGGGGTGAGGCTGATGTCCGGATAAAAGGCGAGACGCTTTGCCTGTCAATCAAATAA
- a CDS encoding glycosyltransferase family 2 protein, whose protein sequence is MIVKKISIVIPCFNESEVIDYTVKELITFCNRLNHYAFELIFVNDGSTDDTEEKLSAYSHQHTQLRILSFSRNFGHQQAVTAGIDASTGNAIVLIDADLQDPPEVIEQMLEKWESGYDVVYGTRAHRAGESAFKRLSARWFYRLLNRMSEVPIPLDTGDFRLMDRQVVDQLIAMPEKARFIRGMVSWIGFNQTSVLYERSPRLAGESKYPLVKMLRFALDGILSFSVKPLKLSIALGFLSSGVAFVMLMYSVYVRLFTNQWVSGWTSVVVSVLFMGGIQLISVGILGEYVARIYNESKGRPLYILKKSKSGESAEHPASTESVD, encoded by the coding sequence ATGATAGTGAAGAAAATATCAATTGTGATTCCTTGTTTTAATGAAAGTGAAGTCATTGACTATACAGTGAAAGAGCTCATCACATTTTGTAACAGGCTGAATCATTACGCATTTGAGCTGATTTTTGTCAATGATGGCAGCACGGATGATACGGAAGAAAAACTCAGTGCATACAGCCATCAGCATACTCAGCTCCGTATCCTCTCTTTCTCCCGCAATTTCGGACATCAGCAGGCTGTCACGGCTGGCATTGATGCCAGCACCGGCAATGCGATAGTGCTGATTGATGCTGATTTACAAGACCCGCCTGAAGTGATTGAGCAGATGCTTGAAAAATGGGAATCCGGTTACGATGTCGTCTATGGTACACGGGCACACCGGGCGGGAGAGTCGGCTTTTAAACGTTTATCCGCCAGATGGTTTTACCGGTTGCTTAACCGGATGTCTGAGGTACCGATTCCGCTGGATACGGGAGATTTTCGTCTGATGGACCGACAGGTGGTTGATCAGTTAATTGCGATGCCCGAAAAAGCCCGGTTTATTCGGGGCATGGTCAGCTGGATTGGGTTCAATCAGACTTCGGTGCTGTATGAGCGTTCTCCCAGACTGGCGGGTGAGTCTAAATATCCGCTGGTTAAAATGCTCAGATTTGCACTGGACGGCATTTTGTCCTTTTCGGTCAAACCATTGAAACTATCCATCGCGCTGGGGTTTCTCAGCTCGGGCGTTGCTTTTGTCATGCTGATGTATTCTGTCTATGTCCGGCTGTTCACAAACCAGTGGGTTTCCGGCTGGACTTCTGTTGTGGTGTCTGTGCTCTTTATGGGAGGCATCCAGCTGATTTCCGTTGGTATTTTAGGTGAGTATGTTGCCCGGATTTATAATGAATCGAAAGGGCGCCCTTTATACATTCTGAAGAAGAGTAAATCCGGTGAATCAGCAGAACATCCGGCTTCAACTGAATCAGTTGATTGA
- a CDS encoding LysR family transcriptional regulator encodes MRFHHLDLNLLVALDAMLTEKNVTRAAEKLNVSQSAASGLLARLRNYFDDDLLVQTGRKMRLTPMAHSLEIPLKRILLDIQSNIVNVGEFEPATSTRHFRIMASDFAVSAFIGPLLRKVQMLAPNMTFDLLPAIKLHKDVLSQGDLDFLIQPDMFMSSHHPRQWLFNDTYCCVVDQGNPYVKDRMDMDVFMALGHLAVNFGEERALSFDETFIQQFAHNRRIDVSVSHFNALPHLLVGTNRVAVMPRRLASLYAQTLPLKILETPKEIPTLSEYIQWNHILEADPAHNWFRRICMSVEEAGCEA; translated from the coding sequence ATGCGTTTTCACCATTTAGATTTGAATTTGCTGGTTGCACTTGATGCAATGCTGACAGAAAAAAATGTAACCCGGGCGGCGGAGAAACTGAATGTCAGTCAGTCAGCTGCCAGTGGTTTACTGGCCCGGCTGCGCAATTATTTTGATGATGATTTACTGGTGCAGACAGGGAGAAAAATGAGACTGACACCGATGGCGCATTCACTGGAAATTCCCCTCAAACGGATTTTGCTCGATATTCAGTCGAATATTGTCAATGTCGGGGAATTTGAACCTGCGACATCCACCCGGCATTTCAGGATCATGGCTTCGGATTTTGCCGTATCTGCCTTTATCGGGCCGCTATTACGCAAAGTTCAGATGTTAGCGCCGAATATGACTTTTGATCTGCTCCCGGCCATTAAACTTCATAAGGATGTCTTAAGTCAGGGAGATCTCGATTTTCTGATTCAACCAGATATGTTTATGTCCAGTCATCATCCGCGTCAGTGGCTGTTTAATGATACTTACTGTTGTGTTGTGGATCAGGGTAATCCATACGTAAAAGACAGGATGGATATGGATGTTTTTATGGCGTTAGGGCATTTGGCTGTGAATTTCGGAGAAGAAAGAGCTCTGAGTTTTGACGAGACATTCATTCAGCAGTTTGCTCACAACCGCAGGATTGATGTATCGGTTAGTCATTTTAATGCGTTACCCCATTTACTGGTTGGTACAAACCGGGTGGCAGTTATGCCGCGGCGCTTAGCGAGTCTTTACGCACAAACACTACCGCTGAAAATATTAGAAACACCGAAAGAAATTCCAACACTGAGTGAATATATTCAGTGGAACCATATTCTTGAGGCTGATCCGGCGCATAACTGGTTCCGGCGGATTTGTATGTCTGTGGAGGAGGCCGGTTGTGAGGCATAG
- a CDS encoding fumarylacetoacetate hydrolase family protein, translated as MKFATINNGERDGQLVLVSRDLTRKTDISHLAPTMQYLLENWSDVTPKLESLYQQLNQEQIETSAFVPADVMAPLPRSYQWCDGSAFLNHGVLLQKAFDLPPQKDYDTIPLMYQGAADTLIGPEAPVCLPDESDDIDFEGEFAVFVDEVPMGCSPGQALSAIRLIGLVNDVSLRKYIGREMNSGFGFMHAKPSSGFAPVAVTPDELGDAWRDGKVCLPLHIEWNHQWFGEANGSEMDFSFPQLIVHAAYSRKLSAGTIIGSGTVSNVDSVKGSSCIAERRALDMLEYGEIRTGFMKFGDHIRMEAFNSGGESIFGAISQTIQQGGLSHE; from the coding sequence ATGAAATTTGCAACCATTAACAATGGAGAACGTGACGGCCAGCTGGTTTTGGTTTCCAGGGATCTGACCCGAAAGACAGATATAAGCCATCTCGCCCCAACCATGCAATACCTGCTTGAAAACTGGTCCGACGTGACACCAAAGCTTGAATCCCTGTATCAACAGCTCAATCAGGAGCAAATTGAAACATCTGCATTTGTGCCGGCAGACGTCATGGCACCACTGCCAAGATCTTACCAGTGGTGTGATGGTTCAGCTTTTCTGAATCATGGTGTTTTACTGCAAAAAGCATTCGACCTTCCGCCTCAGAAAGACTACGACACTATCCCGTTAATGTATCAGGGCGCAGCCGACACGCTGATCGGTCCGGAAGCACCGGTCTGTCTGCCAGACGAGTCCGATGATATTGATTTTGAAGGTGAATTCGCGGTCTTTGTCGATGAAGTTCCGATGGGATGCAGTCCCGGACAGGCCTTATCTGCAATCCGTTTAATCGGTCTGGTCAATGATGTCAGCCTGAGAAAATATATCGGCAGGGAAATGAACAGTGGTTTTGGGTTCATGCATGCGAAACCATCATCCGGTTTCGCGCCGGTCGCAGTCACACCTGACGAGCTGGGAGATGCCTGGAGAGACGGAAAAGTTTGCCTGCCGCTTCACATCGAGTGGAATCACCAGTGGTTCGGTGAGGCGAATGGCTCAGAAATGGATTTCAGTTTTCCACAGCTGATCGTGCATGCCGCATACAGCCGGAAGCTCAGTGCCGGCACAATCATCGGCTCCGGCACGGTATCGAATGTTGACTCAGTCAAAGGTTCTTCCTGTATTGCCGAAAGAAGGGCACTCGATATGCTGGAATACGGTGAAATCAGAACCGGCTTTATGAAATTCGGTGATCACATACGGATGGAAGCCTTCAATTCCGGTGGTGAAAGTATTTTCGGGGCAATCAGTCAAACCATTCAGCAGGGAGGATTGAGCCATGAGTAA
- a CDS encoding cyclase family protein, whose translation MSKPADAIQSPNRRIVDLSVTLSNNPYTDPPSLLPEIKYSDHQQGLPDLLNMFPGLEAGDLPGQEGWAVEDMKLTTHSGTHMDAPWHYASTTGGKPSWGIDEMPLEWCLQDGVKLDFRHLPDGYVVSAQDLQDELDRIGYQLKPLDIVLVNTRAGALYGQPGYLDAGIGIGREGTLFLLEQGIRIVGTDAWSWDAPFSYTAKRLAEENNPAIVWEGHKAGRDIPYGQMEKLANLDSLPPFGFMVSCFPYKIEKASAGFVRAVAIFNDSPQTA comes from the coding sequence ATGAGTAAACCTGCCGACGCCATTCAGTCACCTAACCGCAGAATTGTCGACTTATCTGTCACGTTGAGCAATAACCCTTACACCGATCCTCCGTCTCTCCTCCCTGAAATTAAATATTCGGACCATCAGCAAGGCTTACCTGATCTGCTGAATATGTTTCCCGGACTCGAAGCCGGAGATTTACCCGGTCAGGAGGGCTGGGCAGTGGAAGATATGAAACTGACAACACATAGCGGTACTCACATGGATGCCCCGTGGCATTATGCCTCAACAACGGGAGGAAAACCTTCATGGGGTATTGATGAAATGCCACTGGAGTGGTGCCTGCAGGATGGTGTAAAACTGGATTTTCGTCACCTGCCGGACGGATATGTGGTCTCAGCACAGGATCTTCAGGATGAGTTAGACCGGATAGGTTATCAGCTGAAACCACTGGATATTGTGCTGGTTAATACCAGAGCCGGAGCTTTATATGGTCAGCCAGGGTACCTCGATGCGGGAATCGGAATTGGCCGGGAAGGCACACTTTTTCTGCTTGAGCAGGGAATCCGGATTGTCGGCACAGATGCCTGGAGCTGGGACGCTCCTTTCAGTTACACAGCCAAACGTCTAGCAGAGGAAAACAACCCCGCGATTGTCTGGGAAGGACATAAAGCCGGCCGCGATATTCCCTACGGTCAGATGGAAAAGCTGGCAAACCTCGATAGCCTGCCCCCTTTCGGATTTATGGTTTCCTGTTTCCCTTACAAAATAGAAAAGGCATCAGCCGGATTTGTCAGAGCTGTCGCCATTTTTAATGACTCTCCACAGACAGCCTGA
- a CDS encoding DUF2955 domain-containing protein, which produces MRLWDHPLSENDLRQCLRVAIGATLGFIFCKFFDFSFGVFFVIMPVMLLGLVPVLSGHAVRQLLASGVVSGIEVGLVGGLLASHPAAMTLVVFILFMSKFYCMAKGPLFFFGVNCLLSLNIMLNFSSYQVTDVSGYIVTNLIADIVGVAIAYLMHWLIPDVEPREPPQRPQGAKGTHRIRHEVLLGSLVATASFIIFQIFNLSDSMSAQSTTILLLFRMNWNGALGYAQKRAMGGLLGVGYGMLAQFILYGRSGDFILIILVLFVGAMMFSYLHIKEGAGSGVGFGGLTTMGILFGQYLTPDSDLMFSALYRISSILFAIVASLVVIFAVHRLLNSFQVTHYGE; this is translated from the coding sequence ATGCGTCTGTGGGATCATCCGCTCAGTGAAAATGACCTGCGCCAGTGTCTTCGTGTCGCTATTGGGGCAACATTGGGTTTTATTTTCTGTAAGTTTTTTGATTTCAGTTTCGGGGTTTTCTTTGTCATCATGCCTGTGATGTTGCTCGGGCTTGTTCCTGTCCTGAGCGGCCATGCGGTCAGGCAGTTACTGGCATCGGGAGTTGTGTCCGGAATTGAAGTCGGGCTTGTGGGCGGTTTGCTGGCAAGCCATCCGGCGGCAATGACGCTTGTTGTGTTCATTCTGTTTATGAGTAAGTTCTATTGCATGGCAAAGGGCCCGTTGTTTTTCTTCGGTGTCAATTGCCTTTTGTCGCTCAATATTATGCTGAATTTTTCCAGTTATCAGGTGACGGATGTTTCCGGTTATATCGTGACGAACCTGATTGCTGATATTGTCGGGGTTGCGATTGCTTATCTGATGCACTGGCTTATTCCGGATGTTGAACCAAGGGAACCGCCGCAAAGGCCACAGGGGGCGAAGGGAACACACCGGATTCGTCATGAAGTTTTACTGGGAAGTCTGGTCGCAACGGCTTCATTTATTATTTTCCAGATTTTTAATCTCAGTGATTCAATGTCTGCTCAGTCAACCACGATCTTATTATTGTTCAGGATGAACTGGAATGGCGCTTTGGGTTATGCGCAAAAGAGAGCCATGGGGGGTTTGCTGGGGGTGGGTTATGGGATGCTTGCACAGTTTATTCTGTATGGCCGGTCCGGGGATTTTATACTGATTATTCTGGTCTTGTTTGTTGGTGCCATGATGTTTTCTTATTTGCACATTAAAGAAGGTGCAGGTTCAGGCGTGGGATTTGGCGGATTAACAACAATGGGTATTTTATTTGGCCAGTACCTGACGCCGGATTCTGATTTGATGTTCAGCGCATTGTATCGGATCAGCAGTATTCTTTTTGCCATTGTGGCTTCGCTGGTGGTTATTTTTGCGGTTCACCGCTTGCTGAATTCGTTTCAGGTGACTCACTACGGAGAATGA